Proteins encoded within one genomic window of Odocoileus virginianus isolate 20LAN1187 ecotype Illinois chromosome 2, Ovbor_1.2, whole genome shotgun sequence:
- the ABCG8 gene encoding ATP-binding cassette sub-family G member 8 isoform X3: MAEAAPKEKGLESSAAPQDDLQGLQDSVFSSESDNSLYFTYSGQSNTLEVRDLSYQVDMASQVPWFKQLAHFKMPWTSHKDSCEQGIQNLSFKMRSGQMLAVIGSSGCGRASLLDVITGRGPGGKIKSGQIWINGQPSTAQLVRKCVAHVRQHDQLLPNLTVRETLAFIAQLRLPRNFSQAQRDKRVDDVIAELRLRQCANTRVGNIYVRGVSGGERRRVSIGVQLLWNPGILILDEPTSGLDSFTAHNLVKTLSRLAKGNRLVLISIHQPRSDIFGLFDLVLLMTSGTTIYLGAAQHMVQYFTAVGHPCPRYSNPADYYVDLTSIDRRSKEQEVATREKARALAALFKEKVRGFDDFLWTAESKEPSVGTCVQSPAPDTNPFQAPTKLPGPLQQFAILIRRQISNDFRDLPTLLIHVVEACLMSLIIGFLYYGHGAVQLSLTDTVALLFMIGALVPFSVILDVISKCHSERALLYYELEDGLYTAGPYFFAKVTGQASESWGSFPNTASTSSSMGCPSTGWPTCAQAWSPSCCMSCWCGLWSSAAGPWPWPPPPCCPPSTCPPSSATLSTTPST, from the exons ATGGCAGAGGCGGCCCCAAAGGAGAAAGGGCTGGAGAGCAGCGCTGCTCCCCAGGATGACTTG CAGGGCCTCCAGGACAGCGTCTTCTCCTCCGAAAGCGACAATAGCCTGTACTTCACCTACAGTGGCCAGTCCAACACCTTGGAAGTCCGAGATCTCAGCTACCAG GTGGATATGGCCTCCCAGGTACCTTGGTTTAAGCAGCTGGCTCACTTCAAGATGCCCTGGACATCTCACAAGGACTCCTGTGAGCAGGGCATTCAGAACCTGAGCTTCAAAATGAGGAGTGGACAGATGCTGGCTGTCATAGGGAGCTCAG GTTGTGGGAGAGCCTCTTTGCTGGACGTGATCACCGGGCGAGGCCCTGGCGGCAAGATTAAGTCAGGCCAAATCTGGATCAATGGGCAGCCCAGCACAGCCCAGCTAGTGAGGAAGTGTGTGGCCCACGTGCGCCAGCACGACCAGCTGCTCCCCAACCTGACCGTCCGGGAGACCCTGGCTTTCATTGCCCAGCTGCGCCTGCCCAGAAACTTCTCCCAGGCCCAGCGCGACAAAAGG GTGGACGACGTGATCGCGGAGCTGCGGCTGCGGCAATGCGCCAACACGCGCGTGGGCAACATCTATGTGCGGGGCGTGTCGGGAGGCGAGCGGCGCAGAGTCAGCATCGgagtgcagctgctgtggaaccCAG GAATCCTTATCCTGGACGAACCCACCTCTGGGCTCGACAGCTTCACGGCCCACAACCTGGTGAAAACACTGTCCAGGCTGGCCAAAGGCAACAGGCTGGTGCTCATCTCCATCCACCAGCCGCGCTCTGATATCTTCGGGCTGTTTGATTTGGTCCTCCTGATGACGTCTGGCACCACCATCTACCTGGGGGCAGCCCAGCACATGGTTCAGTATTTCACCGCAGTCGGCCACCCCTGTCCGCGGTACAGCAACCCTGCCGACTACTATG TGGACTTGACCAGCATTGACAGACGAAGCAAAGAGCAGGAAGTGGCCACCAGGGAGAAGGCTCGGGCCCTTGCGGCcttgtttaaagaaaaagtgcGTGGCTTTGATGACTTTCTGTGGACCGCAGAGTCGAAGGAGCCGAGTGTGGGCACGTGTGTGCAGAG CCCGGCTCCTGACACCAACCCGTTCCAGGCTCCCACTAAGCTGCCCGGCCCCCTACAGCAGTTTGCCATACTGATCCG TCGTCAGATTTCCAACGACTTCCGAGACCTGCCAACCCTCCTCATCCACGTAGTGGAGGCCTGCCTGATGTCCCTGATCATCGGGTTCCTCTACTACGGCCACGGGGCTGTCCAGCTCTCCTTGACGGACACGGTGGCCCTCTTGTTCATGATCGGAGCTCTTGTTCCTTTCAGCGTGATCCTGGATGTCATCTCCAAAT gTCACTCAGAGAGGGCACTGCTTTACTATGAACTAGAAGATGGGCTGTACACGGCGGGGCCATACTTCTTTGCCAAGGTGACTGGTCAGGCTTCAGA ATCCTGGGGGAGCTTCCCGAACACTGCATCTACATCGTCGTCTATGGGATGCCCATCTACTGGCTGGCCAACCTGCGCCCAGGCCTGGAGCCCTTCCTGCTGCATGTCCTGCTGGTGTGGCTTGTGGTCTTCTGCTGCCGGACCATGGCCCTGGCCGCCGCCGCCCTGCTGCCCACCTTCCACATGTCCTCCTTCTTCGGCAACGCTCTCTACAACTCCTTCTACCTGA
- the ABCG8 gene encoding ATP-binding cassette sub-family G member 8 isoform X1, translating into MAEAAPKEKGLESSAAPQDDLQGLQDSVFSSESDNSLYFTYSGQSNTLEVRDLSYQVDMASQVPWFKQLAHFKMPWTSHKDSCEQGIQNLSFKMRSGQMLAVIGSSGCGRASLLDVITGRGPGGKIKSGQIWINGQPSTAQLVRKCVAHVRQHDQLLPNLTVRETLAFIAQLRLPRNFSQAQRDKRVDDVIAELRLRQCANTRVGNIYVRGVSGGERRRVSIGVQLLWNPGILILDEPTSGLDSFTAHNLVKTLSRLAKGNRLVLISIHQPRSDIFGLFDLVLLMTSGTTIYLGAAQHMVQYFTAVGHPCPRYSNPADYYVDLTSIDRRSKEQEVATREKARALAALFKEKVRGFDDFLWTAESKEPSVGTCVQSPAPDTNPFQAPTKLPGPLQQFAILIRRQISNDFRDLPTLLIHVVEACLMSLIIGFLYYGHGAVQLSLTDTVALLFMIGALVPFSVILDVISKCHSERALLYYELEDGLYTAGPYFFAKILGELPEHCIYIVVYGMPIYWLANLRPGLEPFLLHVLLVWLVVFCCRTMALAAAALLPTFHMSSFFGNALYNSFYLTGGFMISLDNLWTVPALISKVSFLRWCFEGLMNIQFGGHAYYMEAGNITIRIPGDMILSSMGLNSYPLYAIYFFVIGISGGFVILYYLSLRFIKQKSSQDW; encoded by the exons ATGGCAGAGGCGGCCCCAAAGGAGAAAGGGCTGGAGAGCAGCGCTGCTCCCCAGGATGACTTG CAGGGCCTCCAGGACAGCGTCTTCTCCTCCGAAAGCGACAATAGCCTGTACTTCACCTACAGTGGCCAGTCCAACACCTTGGAAGTCCGAGATCTCAGCTACCAG GTGGATATGGCCTCCCAGGTACCTTGGTTTAAGCAGCTGGCTCACTTCAAGATGCCCTGGACATCTCACAAGGACTCCTGTGAGCAGGGCATTCAGAACCTGAGCTTCAAAATGAGGAGTGGACAGATGCTGGCTGTCATAGGGAGCTCAG GTTGTGGGAGAGCCTCTTTGCTGGACGTGATCACCGGGCGAGGCCCTGGCGGCAAGATTAAGTCAGGCCAAATCTGGATCAATGGGCAGCCCAGCACAGCCCAGCTAGTGAGGAAGTGTGTGGCCCACGTGCGCCAGCACGACCAGCTGCTCCCCAACCTGACCGTCCGGGAGACCCTGGCTTTCATTGCCCAGCTGCGCCTGCCCAGAAACTTCTCCCAGGCCCAGCGCGACAAAAGG GTGGACGACGTGATCGCGGAGCTGCGGCTGCGGCAATGCGCCAACACGCGCGTGGGCAACATCTATGTGCGGGGCGTGTCGGGAGGCGAGCGGCGCAGAGTCAGCATCGgagtgcagctgctgtggaaccCAG GAATCCTTATCCTGGACGAACCCACCTCTGGGCTCGACAGCTTCACGGCCCACAACCTGGTGAAAACACTGTCCAGGCTGGCCAAAGGCAACAGGCTGGTGCTCATCTCCATCCACCAGCCGCGCTCTGATATCTTCGGGCTGTTTGATTTGGTCCTCCTGATGACGTCTGGCACCACCATCTACCTGGGGGCAGCCCAGCACATGGTTCAGTATTTCACCGCAGTCGGCCACCCCTGTCCGCGGTACAGCAACCCTGCCGACTACTATG TGGACTTGACCAGCATTGACAGACGAAGCAAAGAGCAGGAAGTGGCCACCAGGGAGAAGGCTCGGGCCCTTGCGGCcttgtttaaagaaaaagtgcGTGGCTTTGATGACTTTCTGTGGACCGCAGAGTCGAAGGAGCCGAGTGTGGGCACGTGTGTGCAGAG CCCGGCTCCTGACACCAACCCGTTCCAGGCTCCCACTAAGCTGCCCGGCCCCCTACAGCAGTTTGCCATACTGATCCG TCGTCAGATTTCCAACGACTTCCGAGACCTGCCAACCCTCCTCATCCACGTAGTGGAGGCCTGCCTGATGTCCCTGATCATCGGGTTCCTCTACTACGGCCACGGGGCTGTCCAGCTCTCCTTGACGGACACGGTGGCCCTCTTGTTCATGATCGGAGCTCTTGTTCCTTTCAGCGTGATCCTGGATGTCATCTCCAAAT gTCACTCAGAGAGGGCACTGCTTTACTATGAACTAGAAGATGGGCTGTACACGGCGGGGCCATACTTCTTTGCCAAG ATCCTGGGGGAGCTTCCCGAACACTGCATCTACATCGTCGTCTATGGGATGCCCATCTACTGGCTGGCCAACCTGCGCCCAGGCCTGGAGCCCTTCCTGCTGCATGTCCTGCTGGTGTGGCTTGTGGTCTTCTGCTGCCGGACCATGGCCCTGGCCGCCGCCGCCCTGCTGCCCACCTTCCACATGTCCTCCTTCTTCGGCAACGCTCTCTACAACTCCTTCTACCTGACTGGGGGCTTCATGATAAGCTTGGACAATCTGTGGACAG TGCCCGCGTTGATTTCCAAGGTGTCCTTCCTCCGATGGTGTTTTGAAGGGCTGATGAATATCCAGTTTGGTGGGCATGCTTATTACATGGAAGCTGGCAACATCACCATCCGTATCCCAGGAGACATG ATCCTCAGTTCCATGGGCCTGAACTCTTATCCGCTCTACGCCATCTACTTCTTTGTCATTGGCATCAGTGGTGGCTTCGTGATCCTGTACTATCTGTCCTTAAGGTTCATCAAACAGAAATCAAGTCAGGACTGGTGA
- the ABCG8 gene encoding ATP-binding cassette sub-family G member 8 isoform X2, whose product MAEAAPKEKGLESSAAPQDDLGLQDSVFSSESDNSLYFTYSGQSNTLEVRDLSYQVDMASQVPWFKQLAHFKMPWTSHKDSCEQGIQNLSFKMRSGQMLAVIGSSGCGRASLLDVITGRGPGGKIKSGQIWINGQPSTAQLVRKCVAHVRQHDQLLPNLTVRETLAFIAQLRLPRNFSQAQRDKRVDDVIAELRLRQCANTRVGNIYVRGVSGGERRRVSIGVQLLWNPGILILDEPTSGLDSFTAHNLVKTLSRLAKGNRLVLISIHQPRSDIFGLFDLVLLMTSGTTIYLGAAQHMVQYFTAVGHPCPRYSNPADYYVDLTSIDRRSKEQEVATREKARALAALFKEKVRGFDDFLWTAESKEPSVGTCVQSPAPDTNPFQAPTKLPGPLQQFAILIRRQISNDFRDLPTLLIHVVEACLMSLIIGFLYYGHGAVQLSLTDTVALLFMIGALVPFSVILDVISKCHSERALLYYELEDGLYTAGPYFFAKILGELPEHCIYIVVYGMPIYWLANLRPGLEPFLLHVLLVWLVVFCCRTMALAAAALLPTFHMSSFFGNALYNSFYLTGGFMISLDNLWTVPALISKVSFLRWCFEGLMNIQFGGHAYYMEAGNITIRIPGDMILSSMGLNSYPLYAIYFFVIGISGGFVILYYLSLRFIKQKSSQDW is encoded by the exons ATGGCAGAGGCGGCCCCAAAGGAGAAAGGGCTGGAGAGCAGCGCTGCTCCCCAGGATGACTTG GGCCTCCAGGACAGCGTCTTCTCCTCCGAAAGCGACAATAGCCTGTACTTCACCTACAGTGGCCAGTCCAACACCTTGGAAGTCCGAGATCTCAGCTACCAG GTGGATATGGCCTCCCAGGTACCTTGGTTTAAGCAGCTGGCTCACTTCAAGATGCCCTGGACATCTCACAAGGACTCCTGTGAGCAGGGCATTCAGAACCTGAGCTTCAAAATGAGGAGTGGACAGATGCTGGCTGTCATAGGGAGCTCAG GTTGTGGGAGAGCCTCTTTGCTGGACGTGATCACCGGGCGAGGCCCTGGCGGCAAGATTAAGTCAGGCCAAATCTGGATCAATGGGCAGCCCAGCACAGCCCAGCTAGTGAGGAAGTGTGTGGCCCACGTGCGCCAGCACGACCAGCTGCTCCCCAACCTGACCGTCCGGGAGACCCTGGCTTTCATTGCCCAGCTGCGCCTGCCCAGAAACTTCTCCCAGGCCCAGCGCGACAAAAGG GTGGACGACGTGATCGCGGAGCTGCGGCTGCGGCAATGCGCCAACACGCGCGTGGGCAACATCTATGTGCGGGGCGTGTCGGGAGGCGAGCGGCGCAGAGTCAGCATCGgagtgcagctgctgtggaaccCAG GAATCCTTATCCTGGACGAACCCACCTCTGGGCTCGACAGCTTCACGGCCCACAACCTGGTGAAAACACTGTCCAGGCTGGCCAAAGGCAACAGGCTGGTGCTCATCTCCATCCACCAGCCGCGCTCTGATATCTTCGGGCTGTTTGATTTGGTCCTCCTGATGACGTCTGGCACCACCATCTACCTGGGGGCAGCCCAGCACATGGTTCAGTATTTCACCGCAGTCGGCCACCCCTGTCCGCGGTACAGCAACCCTGCCGACTACTATG TGGACTTGACCAGCATTGACAGACGAAGCAAAGAGCAGGAAGTGGCCACCAGGGAGAAGGCTCGGGCCCTTGCGGCcttgtttaaagaaaaagtgcGTGGCTTTGATGACTTTCTGTGGACCGCAGAGTCGAAGGAGCCGAGTGTGGGCACGTGTGTGCAGAG CCCGGCTCCTGACACCAACCCGTTCCAGGCTCCCACTAAGCTGCCCGGCCCCCTACAGCAGTTTGCCATACTGATCCG TCGTCAGATTTCCAACGACTTCCGAGACCTGCCAACCCTCCTCATCCACGTAGTGGAGGCCTGCCTGATGTCCCTGATCATCGGGTTCCTCTACTACGGCCACGGGGCTGTCCAGCTCTCCTTGACGGACACGGTGGCCCTCTTGTTCATGATCGGAGCTCTTGTTCCTTTCAGCGTGATCCTGGATGTCATCTCCAAAT gTCACTCAGAGAGGGCACTGCTTTACTATGAACTAGAAGATGGGCTGTACACGGCGGGGCCATACTTCTTTGCCAAG ATCCTGGGGGAGCTTCCCGAACACTGCATCTACATCGTCGTCTATGGGATGCCCATCTACTGGCTGGCCAACCTGCGCCCAGGCCTGGAGCCCTTCCTGCTGCATGTCCTGCTGGTGTGGCTTGTGGTCTTCTGCTGCCGGACCATGGCCCTGGCCGCCGCCGCCCTGCTGCCCACCTTCCACATGTCCTCCTTCTTCGGCAACGCTCTCTACAACTCCTTCTACCTGACTGGGGGCTTCATGATAAGCTTGGACAATCTGTGGACAG TGCCCGCGTTGATTTCCAAGGTGTCCTTCCTCCGATGGTGTTTTGAAGGGCTGATGAATATCCAGTTTGGTGGGCATGCTTATTACATGGAAGCTGGCAACATCACCATCCGTATCCCAGGAGACATG ATCCTCAGTTCCATGGGCCTGAACTCTTATCCGCTCTACGCCATCTACTTCTTTGTCATTGGCATCAGTGGTGGCTTCGTGATCCTGTACTATCTGTCCTTAAGGTTCATCAAACAGAAATCAAGTCAGGACTGGTGA